The Staphylococcus simiae genome includes the window CGCTGAAAGTCATTATAAAACTTGTCTAAATAAGGATTATGATCAACATTTTCGAAAGAAGTTTTGAAATTAAGTTTGTCTGCAAGTGCCTGTGTTAAAGTAGATTTACCAACACCTACAGTACCTGCTATCGTAATAATTGCATTTTGAGGTATATCAAAATTAGTCATGAGTTATATCTCCTATCATTGGTTGAATTAGTTGTAAGATATACTGATAATCTTCAGCATTTTGTATAAAATCGAGATGGCTTGTATCAATTAACACAACATGTTCACCATTATTTTTTAATGATTCATAGTATTCACGATAATCTTTTTTGAGTGCTAATAAATAATCATCTTCAATTTGATGTTCAAAAGAACGATTACGTTTAGCGATTCTAGATTTTAAAATGTCCAAATCTGCATCTAAAAAGATAATCATATTCGGCATAATCATATCTTCAGTTAAAATATCGTATATTTTACTAAATTTATGATATTCAGTAGGATTAAGTGTATTTTTAGCGAATATTTTATTTTTATGAATATGATAATCGCTCACGACACCTTGATTGAGTTCAGCAACATCCTTAAATTGCTTATATCTATTACATAAAAAGAACATTTCTGTTTGAAAACTCCATTTTGAAATATCTTCATAAAAATCTGATAAAAATGGATTCTCACCAATAATTTCTTTTTCTTCAAAAAAGTCGAGTGTCTGGCTTAATTTATGTGCTAATGACGATTTGCCAACACCAATAGGTCCTTCAATTGCTATAAAAGGTTTATTCATATTCACAACTCCAAATGTTAAAATAGACAATGAGTATTGTAACATAAGTGAGGGATATGAACATAAATGACAACTGATGAATATTTTATGACATTAGCACTACAAGAAGCTCAAAAGGCAGAACGAATAGGTGAAGTACCTATAGGTGCAATTATTACTAAAGATGGTGAAGTTATTGCCAGAGCACATAATTTAAGAGAAACATTACAACAGCCAACTGCACATGCTGAACATCTTGCTATAGAACAGGCAGCAAAGGTGATTGGTAGTTGGCGATTAGAAGCGTGTACATTGTATGTCACTTTAGAACCATGTGTCATGTGTGCAGGTGCAATTGTCATGAGTCGTATCCCACGAGTTGTCTATGGTGCGGATGACCCGAAAGGCGGTTGTAGTGGCAGTTTAATGAATTTATTACAATATAATGATTTTAACCATCGTGCCATTGTTGACAAAGGTATACTGCAAGATAATTGTAGTCAATTATTAACAAACTTTTTTAAACAACTGAGACATAATAAGAAATCCACCAAGTAGAGGATAGTACATCAATGCCAAGTTTTGGTAAAATAAGCAATATAACAATATATAATATAAATTTTGATAATGATATTTTGTAATGAAACAATATAGATAGAAAGAGGGAACAACATGATTAAATTAATAGCAACAGATATGGATGGTACATTGCTGAATGCAGCACATGAAATATCGCAAACTAATATAGATGCCATAAAATATGCACAACAGCAAGGTATTACAGTAGTTATCGCTACTGGTAGAGCATTTTATGAAGCACAAACACCAGTGGCAGATACTGATTTAATCGTGCCATATATCTGTTTGAATGGTGCGGAAGTACGCGATGAAACCTTTAATGTGATGAGTACGTCTCATTTAAATAAAGAACTCGTACATAAAATTACTAACGTTTTAAATGATGCAGGAATATATTATCAAGTATATACTAACCGTGCTATTTATACAGAAAATCCACAACGAGATTTAGATATCTATATTGATATTGCAGAACGTGCTGGTCAACATGCTAACGTTGATAAAATTAAAAATGGTATTCAACGACGCATTGATAATGGCACTTTAAAAGTAGTAGATAATTATTCAGCGATCGAAGACATTCCTGGAGAATTAATCATGAAAATATTAGCTTTTGATGGAGATTTAGACAAAATTGACCAAGCAGGTCAAACATTAGCAGCGTCTCCTAATTTAGCTATTTCGTCATCATCACGAGGTAACTTAGAAATTACACACTCAGATGCACAAAAAGGAATAGCATTGGAAACTATTGCTGAACGATTAGGCATTAGTATGGAAGATGTTATGGCTGTAGGGGATAACTTAAATGATGTATCAATGTTAGAGCGTGTAGGACATCCAGTCGCGATGGCCAATGCAACAGATAAAGTAAAAGAAGTGGCACAATTTGTTACAGATAGTAATGAAAATAGTGGTGTTGGTAAAGCCATAATGAAATTATTAAAAGAGGATAACAACTAATTTTTTAATTGAGGGGTTAAATAATGAAAGGATTAATTATTATAGGTAGTGCACAAACAAATTCACATACAAGTGCATTAGGAAGATATCTTATTGAACATTTTAAAAGTCATGATATAGATGTAGACATCTTTGATTTAGCACAAAAACCATTAAATCAATTAGATTTTTCAGGTACAACACCTTCGATAGATCAAATTAAACAACATGCAGCTGAGTTAGAATCAAAAGCTATGGAAGCAGACTTTTTAGTTTTAGGAACACCAAATTATCATGGCTCATACTCAGGAATACTAAAAAATGCGTTAGACCATTTAAATATGGATTATTTTAAGATGAAACCAGTAGGCTTAATTGGTAATAGCGGTGGTATCGTTAGTGCCGAACCATTATCTCATTTAAGAGTCATTGTCCGTAGTTTATTAGGTATAGCAGTGCCTACTCAAATAGCAACTCATGATTCAGATTATGCTAAAGATGATGATGGCAACTATTATTTAAATGATAGCGAGTTCCAGCTGCGTGCAAGACTTTTTGTAGATCAAATTGTATCATTCGCACATAACAGTCCATATGAACATTTAAAATAATAAAAAAAGAAGTAGTCCAATTTTTAGGATTACTTCTTTTTTATTATTAAAAATTTTTAGTTATTGAACGATAGCAGAAGTAGTTAAATTACTTTGACTTAAAAAACTTTATTAAATTTCAAAAAGATATAATTATTCAAAATTTTATCATATGTTATACTTATAACAAAAATTCGATAAAGTGGTGTATGGTATGTATTATTTTGTAGTGAATAATTTAGGAAAAAGTATTACAGGTATTGAAAAAGCGGTCATCAATCGTCTGTCTTTATTTAAAGCAATAGGTCAACCAGCGAAGTGTGTTTTTTTAGCGTGGAATAGATTTCAAGCACGCCATGCAAGTAAATTTTTAGCATCTGATGAATATATTAATATGTATGATTATCTACAAGAGGCGCATTATATTAACAATACAGTGAACACAAACTGGATAAAATATTGGCAAGAAGAATGTCAGTATACGTTAAAATTTGTAGACAACAGTAATGATATTCGTATATATGACAAAGATACATTTATTATGTATGTGCATTTTTTAGATAGCGGTTTACAAGTTTTAGATTACATTAATCACTTTGATAGTCATCGTAAGAAAATTCGTAGAGATTTTTATGATGTTAGAGGCTTTTTAAGCTGTTCAAGATTTCTAGAAAATAGTCAAACTACATTATGTGAATTTTATTATTCACCACAAGGTAGCATTAAATTGGAAAAGTACTTTACACAACATGAAGATAAACAACAATTAAAGAAAATAATATATCATAGTGGTAATGATGATTATTTCTTTAACAATGATACTGAACTAGGCGCCTACTTTATTGAACAGCTATATCACAAAG containing:
- a CDS encoding deoxynucleoside kinase, yielding MNKPFIAIEGPIGVGKSSLAHKLSQTLDFFEEKEIIGENPFLSDFYEDISKWSFQTEMFFLCNRYKQFKDVAELNQGVVSDYHIHKNKIFAKNTLNPTEYHKFSKIYDILTEDMIMPNMIIFLDADLDILKSRIAKRNRSFEHQIEDDYLLALKKDYREYYESLKNNGEHVVLIDTSHLDFIQNAEDYQYILQLIQPMIGDITHD
- the tadA gene encoding tRNA adenosine(34) deaminase TadA, with amino-acid sequence MTTDEYFMTLALQEAQKAERIGEVPIGAIITKDGEVIARAHNLRETLQQPTAHAEHLAIEQAAKVIGSWRLEACTLYVTLEPCVMCAGAIVMSRIPRVVYGADDPKGGCSGSLMNLLQYNDFNHRAIVDKGILQDNCSQLLTNFFKQLRHNKKSTK
- a CDS encoding Cof-type HAD-IIB family hydrolase codes for the protein MIKLIATDMDGTLLNAAHEISQTNIDAIKYAQQQGITVVIATGRAFYEAQTPVADTDLIVPYICLNGAEVRDETFNVMSTSHLNKELVHKITNVLNDAGIYYQVYTNRAIYTENPQRDLDIYIDIAERAGQHANVDKIKNGIQRRIDNGTLKVVDNYSAIEDIPGELIMKILAFDGDLDKIDQAGQTLAASPNLAISSSSRGNLEITHSDAQKGIALETIAERLGISMEDVMAVGDNLNDVSMLERVGHPVAMANATDKVKEVAQFVTDSNENSGVGKAIMKLLKEDNN
- a CDS encoding NADPH-dependent FMN reductase — translated: MKGLIIIGSAQTNSHTSALGRYLIEHFKSHDIDVDIFDLAQKPLNQLDFSGTTPSIDQIKQHAAELESKAMEADFLVLGTPNYHGSYSGILKNALDHLNMDYFKMKPVGLIGNSGGIVSAEPLSHLRVIVRSLLGIAVPTQIATHDSDYAKDDDGNYYLNDSEFQLRARLFVDQIVSFAHNSPYEHLK